The proteins below are encoded in one region of Manis javanica isolate MJ-LG chromosome 8, MJ_LKY, whole genome shotgun sequence:
- the NGDN gene encoding neuroguidin isoform X5, whose amino-acid sequence MAALEVLESDLTSAVTLLKNLQEQVMAVTAQVQALTKKVQARAYPTEKGLSLLEVKDQLLLMYLMDLSHLILDKASGGSLQGHTAILRLVEIRTVLEKLRPLDQKLKYQIDKLVKTAVTGSLSENDPLRFKPHPSSMRSKFNSEDEEEDEAEEGQSEASGNKSLKAVKKYVPPRLVPVHYDETEAEREKKRLERAKRRALSSSVIRELKEQYSDAPEEIRAARHPHVTRQSQEDQHRINYEESMMVRLSVSKREKGRRKRANVMSSQLHSLTHFSDISALTGGTPHPEEDQNPIKKRKKIPKKGRKKKGFRRRR is encoded by the exons ATGGCGGCGCTG GAGGTGCTGGAGTCAGACCTGACAAGTGCCGTAACACTTCTGAAAAACCTACAGGAACAG GTGATGGCTGTAACTGCACAAGTGCAAGCTCTGACAAAAAAAGTTCAAGCTAGAGCTTATCCTACAGAGAAG GGTCTCAGCCTCTTGGAAGTGAAAGACCAGCTGCTGCTCATGTACCTTATGGATCTGAGCCATCTCATCCTGGACAAAGCCTCAGGAGGGTCTCTACAGGGACACACTGCCATTTTGAGACTGGTGGAGATTCGCACG GTTTTGGAAAAGCTTCGTCCGTTGGACCAAAAACTGAAGTATCAAATTGATAAACTGGTCAAGACTGCAGTGACAGGCAGCCTCA GTGAGAATGACCCGCTTCGTTTTAAGCCTCATCCTAGCAGTATGAGGAGCAAG TTTAACTCTGAGGATGAGGAGGAAGATGAAGCGGAGGAAGGCCAATCTGAGGCTTCAGGGAATAAATCTCTAAAAGCAGTAAAGAAGTATGTTCCACCACGCTTGGTTCCAGTACATTATG ATGAAACAGAAGCTGAGCGGGAGAAGAAGCGCCTAGAACGGGCCAAGAGACGAGCGCTGAGCAGCTCTGTCATCCGTGAACTGAAGGAGCAGTACTCAGATGCACCAGAGGAAATCCGGGCTGCTCGACATCCTCATGTCACTCGCCAGAGTCAAGAAGACCAACATAG GATTAACTATGAGGAGAGCATGATGGTGCGCTTAAGTGTCAGTAAGCGAGAAAAAGGACGGCGAAAACGAGCAAATGTCATGAGCTCACAGCTTCATTCACTCACGCATTTCAGTGACATCAGTGCTTTGACAGGAGGAACCCCTCATCCTGAGGAG GATCAGAATCCTATTAAGAAGCGCAAGAAGATACCTAAGAAAGGTCGGAAGAAGAAAG GTTTTCGGAGGCGGCGGTGA
- the NGDN gene encoding neuroguidin isoform X4, with the protein MAALEVLESDLTSAVTLLKNLQEQVMAVTAQVQALTKKVQARAYPTEKGLSLLEVKDQLLLMYLMDLSHLILDKASGGSLQGHTAILRLVEIRTVLEKLRPLDQKLKYQIDKLVKTAVTGSLSENDPLRFKPHPSSMRSKFNSEDEEEDEAEEGQSEASGNKSLKAVKKYVPPRLVPVHYDETEAEREKKRLERAKRRALSSSVIRELKEQYSDAPEEIRAARHPHVTRQSQEDQHRINYEESMMVRLSVSKREKGRRKRANVMSSQLHSLTHFSDISALTGGTPHPEEDQNPIKKRKKIPKKGRKKKGTGIGATG; encoded by the exons ATGGCGGCGCTG GAGGTGCTGGAGTCAGACCTGACAAGTGCCGTAACACTTCTGAAAAACCTACAGGAACAG GTGATGGCTGTAACTGCACAAGTGCAAGCTCTGACAAAAAAAGTTCAAGCTAGAGCTTATCCTACAGAGAAG GGTCTCAGCCTCTTGGAAGTGAAAGACCAGCTGCTGCTCATGTACCTTATGGATCTGAGCCATCTCATCCTGGACAAAGCCTCAGGAGGGTCTCTACAGGGACACACTGCCATTTTGAGACTGGTGGAGATTCGCACG GTTTTGGAAAAGCTTCGTCCGTTGGACCAAAAACTGAAGTATCAAATTGATAAACTGGTCAAGACTGCAGTGACAGGCAGCCTCA GTGAGAATGACCCGCTTCGTTTTAAGCCTCATCCTAGCAGTATGAGGAGCAAG TTTAACTCTGAGGATGAGGAGGAAGATGAAGCGGAGGAAGGCCAATCTGAGGCTTCAGGGAATAAATCTCTAAAAGCAGTAAAGAAGTATGTTCCACCACGCTTGGTTCCAGTACATTATG ATGAAACAGAAGCTGAGCGGGAGAAGAAGCGCCTAGAACGGGCCAAGAGACGAGCGCTGAGCAGCTCTGTCATCCGTGAACTGAAGGAGCAGTACTCAGATGCACCAGAGGAAATCCGGGCTGCTCGACATCCTCATGTCACTCGCCAGAGTCAAGAAGACCAACATAG GATTAACTATGAGGAGAGCATGATGGTGCGCTTAAGTGTCAGTAAGCGAGAAAAAGGACGGCGAAAACGAGCAAATGTCATGAGCTCACAGCTTCATTCACTCACGCATTTCAGTGACATCAGTGCTTTGACAGGAGGAACCCCTCATCCTGAGGAG GATCAGAATCCTATTAAGAAGCGCAAGAAGATACCTAAGAAAGGTCGGAAGAAGAAAG
- the NGDN gene encoding neuroguidin isoform X3, with protein sequence MAALEVLESDLTSAVTLLKNLQEQVMAVTAQVQALTKKVQARAYPTEKGLSLLEVKDQLLLMYLMDLSHLILDKASGGSLQGHTAILRLVEIRTVLEKLRPLDQKLKYQIDKLVKTAVTGSLSENDPLRFKPHPSSMRSKFNSEDEEEDEAEEGQSEASGNKSLKAVKKYVPPRLVPVHYDETEAEREKKRLERAKRRALSSSVIRELKEQYSDAPEEIRAARHPHVTRQSQEDQHRINYEESMMVRLSVSKREKGRRKRANVMSSQLHSLTHFSDISALTGGTPHPEEDQNPIKKRKKIPKKGRKKKDNGCHLLSACLCQVPWKVPCTFSLKAPSTP encoded by the exons ATGGCGGCGCTG GAGGTGCTGGAGTCAGACCTGACAAGTGCCGTAACACTTCTGAAAAACCTACAGGAACAG GTGATGGCTGTAACTGCACAAGTGCAAGCTCTGACAAAAAAAGTTCAAGCTAGAGCTTATCCTACAGAGAAG GGTCTCAGCCTCTTGGAAGTGAAAGACCAGCTGCTGCTCATGTACCTTATGGATCTGAGCCATCTCATCCTGGACAAAGCCTCAGGAGGGTCTCTACAGGGACACACTGCCATTTTGAGACTGGTGGAGATTCGCACG GTTTTGGAAAAGCTTCGTCCGTTGGACCAAAAACTGAAGTATCAAATTGATAAACTGGTCAAGACTGCAGTGACAGGCAGCCTCA GTGAGAATGACCCGCTTCGTTTTAAGCCTCATCCTAGCAGTATGAGGAGCAAG TTTAACTCTGAGGATGAGGAGGAAGATGAAGCGGAGGAAGGCCAATCTGAGGCTTCAGGGAATAAATCTCTAAAAGCAGTAAAGAAGTATGTTCCACCACGCTTGGTTCCAGTACATTATG ATGAAACAGAAGCTGAGCGGGAGAAGAAGCGCCTAGAACGGGCCAAGAGACGAGCGCTGAGCAGCTCTGTCATCCGTGAACTGAAGGAGCAGTACTCAGATGCACCAGAGGAAATCCGGGCTGCTCGACATCCTCATGTCACTCGCCAGAGTCAAGAAGACCAACATAG GATTAACTATGAGGAGAGCATGATGGTGCGCTTAAGTGTCAGTAAGCGAGAAAAAGGACGGCGAAAACGAGCAAATGTCATGAGCTCACAGCTTCATTCACTCACGCATTTCAGTGACATCAGTGCTTTGACAGGAGGAACCCCTCATCCTGAGGAG GATCAGAATCCTATTAAGAAGCGCAAGAAGATACCTAAGAAAGGTCGGAAGAAGAAAG